Proteins from a single region of Kwoniella dendrophila CBS 6074 chromosome 4, complete sequence:
- a CDS encoding NADH dehydrogenase [ubiquinone] flavoprotein 1, mitochondrial — MIRSRTSIIRSLPKASTSAASTSIPARRVNVGSVRSLATVSDPPVRHYGGLKDQDRIFTNLYLKHDHGLKGAQSRGDWHKTKEIILKGDSWIIQTIKDSGLRGRGGAGFPSGLKWSFMNKPGWEKDPRPRYLVVNADEGEPGTCKDREIMRGDPHKLVEGCLVAGRAMNANAAYIYIRGEFYQEASHVQQAIDEAYKAGLIGKNACGSGYDFDVYLHRGAGAYICGEETALIESIEGKQGKPRLKPPFPADVGLFGCPTTVANVETVAVAPTIARRGGSWFAGFGRERNSGTKVYCISGHVNNPCVIEEEMSIPLQELLEKHCGGIRGGWNNLKGIIPGGCSVPVIPRSDCEKVLMDYDSLKDAQTSLGTGAVIVMDQTTDMISAIARFSKFYKHESCGQCTPCREGTTWMMNMMDRMVEGRAQEREIDMLLELTKQVEGHTICALGDAAAWPIQGLMRHFRPEVEARLAAFHAKNGQTMFGGRLLSQADTRYALPDNLGGETNRNIAQQISAP, encoded by the exons ATGATACGTTCACGAACATCAATAATACGATCTTTACcaaaagcttcaacttcagcagcttcaacatcGATACCAGCTAGAAGAGTAAATGTCGGTTCAGTAAGATCTTTAGCAACAGTTTCTGATCCACCTGTAAGACATTATGGAGgattaaaagatcaagatagaaTTTTCACAAATTTATATTTAAAACATGATCATGGTTTAAAAGGAGCACAAAGTAGAGGTGATTGGCataaaacaaaagaaatcatattaaaaggtgattctTGGATTATTCAAACTATAAAAGATTCTGGAttaagaggtagaggtggtgcaGGTTTTCCTTCAGGTTTGAAATGGAGTTTCA TGAACAAACCTGGATGGGAGAAAGATCCTCGACCAAGATATCTTGTAGTCAATGCCGATGAAGGTGAACCTGGAACATGTAAAGATCGGGAGATTATGAGAGGTGATCCTCACAAACTTGTTGAAGGTTGTTTAGTTGCTGGACGAGCTATGAATGCCAATGCTG CCTACATCTATATCCGAGGAGAATTCTACCAAGAAGCATCACATGTACAACAAGCAATTGATGAAGCTTATAAAGCAGGATTAATTGGAAAAAATGCTTGTGGATCCggatatgattttgatgtttatTTACATCGTGGTGCTGGTGCATATATCTGTGGTGAAGAAACAGCTTTaattgaatcaattgaaggtaaacaagGTAAACCAAGATTGAAGCCACCTTTCCCTGCAGATGTAGGATTATTTGGTTGTCCAACAACAGTAGCAAATGTTGAAACTGTTGCTGTTGCACCAACAATTGCAAGAAGAGGTGGTTCTTGGTTTGCTGGATTCGGTAGAGAAAGAAATTCAGGAACAAAAGTTTACTGTATTTCAGGTCATGTAAATAATCCTTGTgtaatagaagaagaaatgtcaaTACCATTACAAGAATTATTGGAAAAACATTGTGGTGGTATCAGAGGTGGTTGGAATAACTTGAAAGGTATCATTCCAGGTGGTTGTTCAGTACCTGTCATTCCAAGATCAGATTGTGAAAAAGTATT AATGGATTACGATTCACTCAAAGACGCACAAACATCTTTAGGTACGGGAGCAGTTATAGTCATGGATCAAACAACAGATATGATTTCAGCTATTGCTCGATTTTCAAAATTCTATAAACATGAATCATGTGGACAATGTACACCATGTAGAGAAGGTACAACatggatgatgaatatgatggaTAGAATGGTTGAAGGTAGAgcacaagaaagagaaattgatatGTTATTAGAATTAACCAAACAAGTTGAAGGTCATACTATTTGTGCTTTAGGTGATGCTGCTGCTTGGCCAATTCAAGGTTTAATGAGACATTTCA GACCAGAAGTagaagctagattagctGCTTTCCACGCTAAGAACGGACAAACCATGTTCGGTGGTAGATTATTATCTCAAGCTGATACAAGATACgctttacctgataatttgGGTGGTGAAACTAATCGAAATATCGCTCAACAAATTTCTGCTCCTTAG